A single window of Psychromonas ingrahamii 37 DNA harbors:
- a CDS encoding HEAT repeat domain-containing protein yields MKKRDQRGDTPSLDINDQLKVKEIAHPFRFEKYSKENELTELIVEAVNRMGGSGELAEEKYRLCVDKLCRKSKLTSQIIQEEYFDLAEDAYLDRWGLTMLAVELQDQNGLAFFDKILAEEIPEEKSKDPHSFTSVGEEVMIRTTAIEGLERLAANGNDDAIKVLFGNISHEVFSVRRAATQALLAVGGENMLEKLKSELPKRHHDLLKIKRTDVRNAEQAEGGLFIRNQDDSDIPAPKSDSSAKHCRD; encoded by the coding sequence ATGAAAAAACGAGATCAACGCGGCGATACACCATCCCTGGATATCAATGATCAGCTGAAGGTGAAAGAGATTGCTCACCCTTTTAGATTTGAAAAGTACAGCAAAGAAAATGAACTCACAGAATTGATTGTTGAGGCGGTAAATCGAATGGGCGGTTCGGGTGAATTGGCTGAAGAAAAATATCGCTTATGTGTTGACAAGTTATGCCGAAAATCGAAGCTCACCTCCCAAATTATCCAGGAAGAATACTTTGATTTGGCAGAAGATGCTTATCTTGATCGATGGGGATTGACTATGCTTGCTGTTGAGCTTCAGGATCAAAATGGATTGGCATTTTTTGATAAGATTTTGGCCGAAGAGATTCCAGAAGAAAAAAGTAAAGACCCTCATAGTTTTACCTCGGTTGGAGAGGAAGTGATGATACGTACTACCGCGATAGAAGGACTGGAACGGTTGGCGGCTAATGGCAATGATGATGCGATTAAAGTTTTGTTCGGTAATATTAGTCATGAAGTTTTTTCAGTCCGTCGCGCCGCCACTCAAGCATTGTTAGCTGTTGGTGGTGAAAATATGCTGGAGAAACTCAAGAGCGAGTTACCCAAGCGGCATCATGATCTGTTAAAGATTAAGCGCACTGATGTTCGTAATGCAGAGCAGGCAGAAGGGGGATTATTTATTAGGAATCAGGATGATAGCGATATCCCTGCACCAAAAAGTGACTCGTCAGCTAAACATTGTCGCGACTGA
- a CDS encoding sensor domain-containing protein, translating to MSNSIGNVLYLGQNLPLAEAFFNSFAADKKTDNYQVFHLVSGEKLFLTLSENSVSHLISEIPINLEIKDKIKADFPLLKTTYLNPDDQPKETGLSVDLENIFTDEVQVVLESLSIPIYFKNKQAQYLACNRHFSELLGLTPNQVIGKKLADLLDSPLTDAIGKIDQKMFIEHQVCLHEYTWTNPVGEQCDLLFHKECAASSDIQSGLVFDITELNKSQSLLEKERVMLRTTADTSRDIIFFRDLEGLLLSCNKQYEKFTGGLEKDLVGKTVFAFLPLDEAILAAQRDKYIIKNNKPYTWKGFFTAHNNECYFFEIKKSPIQDKDGNVQGVATVGRNLTEQLRMQKRLQITDVVFEHSREALIVTDGDGHIISANDHACFLFGYSKDQLLAEEINLLASDNYNDEYYKNIEQILETESFWQGDITYRTKNGSVYYAWLEVYAVEHVEENSVDRVYSYTDLTHFQVTDKKISFLSKQDPLTGLRNRISLFSRLEDIITCANYLHSAVAVMLIDIDDFKAINDNYGHNAGDKVLKEVAERLTSCVSGKDTLGRYGNDQFIIIIDELVNEFDAAMVANKIAEQFSRAFLIENSYTNLSASIGISLSPDDGMEASTLFLNAEDAMQRGKSDRSAAFNFYTASLTVGLNKEFALEQELQQALLSEQFVMYYQPQYDFNNRQIVALEGLLHWHHPKRGILTLERFLSVAEGSHLLVPIGWEIIHKAALQAVIWEKSEIKFGRIAVNLFTIQLSQISFIAELQTILKETGCSTGQLEFLVDKTVLQHASTDILSNLDNLNKMGITLTITNLGIDANVIDLIHRLGVQNLKISDSQINSGSGILASELQLQCFKFFARSLSLNVVSDGLDNAEQASFVQEKVMSTPEATFYLRCNKRK from the coding sequence TTGTCTAATTCTATTGGAAATGTATTATATCTGGGGCAAAATCTTCCCCTTGCTGAGGCATTTTTTAACTCATTTGCTGCAGATAAAAAAACAGATAACTATCAAGTTTTTCATTTAGTGAGTGGAGAGAAACTCTTCCTGACCTTATCGGAAAATAGCGTTAGCCACCTTATTTCAGAAATCCCCATTAATTTAGAAATAAAAGATAAAATCAAAGCAGATTTTCCTCTATTAAAGACAACCTACCTGAATCCAGATGACCAACCCAAAGAGACCGGATTATCCGTTGACCTTGAAAATATTTTTACTGATGAGGTTCAAGTCGTCTTAGAGTCTCTTAGTATTCCTATCTATTTTAAAAATAAACAAGCGCAATATTTAGCCTGTAATCGCCATTTTTCGGAGCTGCTTGGCCTAACACCGAATCAAGTTATTGGAAAAAAATTAGCTGATCTATTGGATTCCCCCTTAACGGATGCTATCGGCAAAATAGATCAAAAAATGTTTATTGAGCATCAAGTTTGTTTACATGAATACACTTGGACTAATCCGGTGGGTGAACAGTGTGATCTTCTCTTTCATAAAGAGTGCGCCGCTAGCAGCGACATTCAAAGTGGACTTGTTTTTGATATCACCGAGCTTAATAAGTCACAATCTTTATTAGAAAAAGAGCGTGTCATGCTGCGTACGACTGCTGATACTTCTCGGGACATTATCTTTTTTAGAGACTTAGAGGGGCTATTGTTAAGTTGTAATAAGCAGTATGAAAAATTTACTGGTGGTTTGGAAAAGGATCTTGTGGGCAAAACTGTGTTTGCCTTTCTTCCATTAGATGAAGCAATATTAGCGGCACAACGAGACAAATATATTATAAAAAATAATAAGCCTTATACATGGAAGGGTTTTTTTACAGCGCACAATAATGAATGTTATTTTTTTGAAATAAAAAAATCACCTATTCAGGATAAAGATGGAAATGTACAAGGGGTCGCAACGGTTGGACGGAATCTGACCGAGCAGCTAAGAATGCAGAAGCGTCTTCAAATTACCGATGTTGTATTCGAACACAGTAGAGAAGCGCTGATCGTGACCGACGGCGATGGTCACATCATTTCAGCCAATGATCATGCCTGTTTTCTTTTTGGCTATAGTAAAGACCAGCTGTTAGCGGAAGAGATTAATTTATTGGCTTCTGATAACTATAATGATGAGTATTATAAAAATATTGAGCAGATTTTAGAGACAGAGAGTTTCTGGCAGGGAGATATTACCTATCGCACTAAGAATGGTAGTGTTTATTATGCCTGGTTAGAGGTCTATGCGGTCGAACACGTAGAGGAAAACAGCGTTGACCGAGTCTATTCTTATACGGATTTAACGCACTTTCAAGTAACAGATAAAAAAATTAGCTTTTTATCAAAACAGGATCCGTTAACTGGATTACGTAATCGAATTTCACTGTTTAGCCGGCTGGAAGATATAATAACATGCGCCAATTATCTGCACAGCGCAGTGGCGGTGATGTTAATTGATATTGATGATTTTAAGGCGATTAATGATAACTATGGTCATAATGCCGGTGATAAGGTTTTAAAGGAGGTTGCTGAGCGTCTAACAAGCTGTGTTTCCGGAAAAGATACCTTGGGTCGTTATGGTAATGACCAATTTATTATTATTATCGACGAATTAGTCAATGAATTCGATGCTGCTATGGTTGCGAATAAAATAGCCGAGCAGTTTAGCCGCGCGTTTCTTATAGAAAACAGTTATACAAATCTTAGCGCAAGTATTGGTATCAGTCTTTCCCCTGATGATGGGATGGAGGCTAGTACCCTGTTTCTAAATGCTGAAGATGCGATGCAGCGTGGAAAAAGCGACAGAAGCGCAGCATTCAATTTTTATACCGCCAGCTTGACGGTTGGTTTGAATAAAGAGTTTGCATTAGAACAAGAGTTACAGCAGGCATTATTGTCAGAGCAGTTTGTTATGTATTATCAGCCGCAATATGATTTTAATAACCGTCAAATTGTTGCGCTGGAAGGTTTACTGCATTGGCACCACCCCAAGCGTGGAATATTAACGCTGGAGCGCTTTTTGAGTGTGGCTGAAGGGAGTCATTTATTAGTTCCCATAGGTTGGGAAATAATTCATAAAGCTGCTTTACAAGCGGTTATCTGGGAAAAATCGGAGATTAAATTTGGCCGGATTGCGGTTAATCTATTCACTATACAATTATCACAAATTAGTTTTATTGCCGAGCTGCAAACAATTTTAAAAGAAACCGGCTGTTCAACCGGGCAGCTTGAATTTTTAGTGGATAAGACTGTTCTGCAGCACGCCTCAACAGATATTCTGTCGAATTTGGATAATCTTAATAAAATGGGCATTACATTAACCATAACAAATTTAGGCATAGACGCTAATGTTATTGATTTAATTCATCGCCTGGGTGTTCAAAACTTAAAAATATCAGACTCGCAGATTAACAGTGGATCAGGAATTTTGGCGAGTGAGCTACAATTACAATGCTTTAAATTTTTTGCCCGCAGTTTAAGTCTTAATGTCGTTAGTGATGGTCTCGATAATGCCGAACAAGCAAGCTTTGTTCAGGAAAAAGTGATGAGTACCCCTGAAGCCACCTTTTACCTGCGTTGTAATAAACGCAAATAA
- the purL gene encoding phosphoribosylformylglycinamidine synthase, which produces MEILRGAPALSTFRVNQLLKNCEALNLPVKDIYAEYMHAADLTETLNDQELVVLQKLLTYGPKIAEHEPLGKLLFVTPRPGTISPWSSKATNIAHNCGLAKVARLERGIAYYVETTSALTNDQVKTLSALLHDRMMEVVLSSFDDANTLFVKGSPAKMNSVDVLGGGRGALEVANKSLGLALANDEIDYLVENFIKLGRNPNDIELMMFAQANSEHCRHKIFNADWTIDGIKQPKSLFKMIRNTHEKMPDFVLSAYKDNAAVMAGEKAGRFFPSVDEREYGYHHEYIDILMKVETHNHPTAISPFPGAATGSGGEIRDEGATGIGSKPKAGLVGFSVSNLRIPEFEQPWETDFGKPARIVSALDIMLEAPLGGAAFNNEFGRPNILGYFRTYEEQVESHNGLEIRGYHKPIMLAGGLGNIRRSHVEKKEVPVGAKLIVLGGPAMNIGLGGGAASSMDSGSSSEALDFASVQRENPEMERRCQEVIDRCWQMGEDNPIQFIHDVGAGGLSNAMPELVNDAGRGGKFNLRAIANDEKSMAPHEIWCNESQERYVLAVKPANLAVFEAICRRERAEYAVIGDATKEMQLTLHDSEFDNYPIDMPLEVLLGKAPKMHREATTQTARGEALDLSGASLKDAAERLLRLPSIAEKTFLITIGDRSVTGLVARDQMVGPWQVPVADCAVTAASYDTYFGESMAIGERAPVALLNFAASARLAVAESITNIACSDIGDFKRIKLSANWMSATGHPGEDAGLYAAVKAIGEELCPELELAIPVGKDSMSMKTRWQEGDIDKEVISPLSLIITAFGAVKDIRNTVTPQLCTEHEDSSLILIDLGNGLNRLGGSSLAQVYKQLGDTTPDVESPGQLKGFFNALQTLVAERKLLAYHDRSDGGLFSTITEMAFAGHCGVTVRLDQLGSDDFGALYSEELGAVIQVRAEDKEAVLNTLAGHGLASNSMVIGKLNNSDQIEFTRDGNDVLVGSRTEFRGIWAETTHKMQALRDNPECALQEFEQKLDDNDPGLSANLTFDINEDVAAPYIATGVLPRMAILREQGVNSQQEMGAAFNRAGFSAIDVHMTDILSGDVQLADFAGLVACGGFSYGDVLGAGEGWAKSILFNARARDQFQTFFERQSSFSLGVCNGCQMLSNLNELIPGSDLWPRFVRNNSERFEARFSLVEVQKSNSLFLNEMAGSTMPIAVSHGEGRVEVRDQAHLKAIEASGSVALRFINNYGEHTEQYPANPNGSPNGITGLTSKDGRVTLMMPHPERVFRTVANSWHPDEWQEDSPWMRIFRNARKQLA; this is translated from the coding sequence ATGGAAATTTTGCGTGGGGCTCCCGCCTTATCGACATTTCGTGTTAATCAGTTATTAAAAAACTGTGAGGCATTAAATCTACCTGTAAAAGATATATATGCGGAATATATGCATGCAGCTGATTTAACTGAGACTTTAAATGACCAAGAGTTAGTGGTACTGCAAAAACTATTAACTTACGGGCCTAAAATTGCAGAGCATGAGCCGCTAGGTAAGTTACTGTTTGTTACACCTCGTCCGGGCACCATTTCACCCTGGTCCTCAAAAGCGACTAATATCGCCCATAACTGTGGACTTGCAAAAGTGGCACGGTTAGAGCGTGGTATTGCTTATTACGTTGAAACGACGTCGGCACTCACCAATGATCAAGTTAAAACATTATCTGCTTTATTGCACGATCGTATGATGGAAGTTGTGCTGAGTTCATTTGACGATGCCAACACCTTGTTTGTAAAAGGGTCTCCCGCTAAAATGAACAGTGTTGATGTATTAGGCGGTGGGCGCGGTGCCCTTGAAGTTGCCAATAAAAGCTTGGGCCTTGCATTGGCCAATGATGAGATTGACTATCTGGTAGAAAATTTTATTAAATTGGGTCGTAATCCCAATGATATTGAATTAATGATGTTTGCACAGGCAAACTCCGAGCATTGCCGTCATAAAATATTTAATGCAGATTGGACTATTGATGGCATAAAACAGCCTAAATCTCTGTTCAAAATGATCCGTAATACGCACGAAAAAATGCCTGATTTTGTATTATCTGCCTACAAAGATAATGCAGCGGTAATGGCCGGAGAAAAAGCGGGTCGTTTCTTTCCCAGTGTTGATGAGCGCGAATATGGCTATCACCATGAATATATCGATATTCTGATGAAAGTTGAAACCCATAACCATCCAACGGCTATCTCTCCCTTCCCCGGCGCTGCAACAGGCTCCGGTGGTGAGATTCGTGATGAGGGCGCAACGGGGATCGGATCGAAACCAAAAGCAGGTTTAGTGGGTTTCTCTGTTTCCAACTTGCGTATTCCTGAATTCGAACAACCTTGGGAAACGGATTTTGGTAAACCGGCGCGTATTGTTTCGGCATTAGATATTATGCTCGAGGCACCGCTAGGAGGCGCTGCATTTAATAACGAATTTGGTCGCCCTAATATCCTCGGTTATTTCCGTACCTATGAAGAGCAGGTCGAAAGCCATAACGGTTTAGAGATTCGAGGTTACCACAAACCTATTATGTTAGCGGGCGGTCTGGGTAATATCCGCCGCAGCCATGTGGAGAAAAAAGAGGTGCCGGTCGGTGCAAAATTAATCGTCTTAGGTGGCCCTGCAATGAACATTGGTTTAGGCGGTGGTGCTGCTTCCTCAATGGATTCAGGTTCTTCTTCAGAAGCCTTAGATTTTGCTTCTGTGCAGCGCGAAAATCCGGAGATGGAACGCCGTTGTCAGGAAGTTATCGACCGTTGCTGGCAGATGGGTGAAGATAATCCAATCCAATTTATTCACGACGTTGGGGCGGGCGGTCTTTCTAATGCGATGCCTGAACTGGTTAATGATGCCGGTCGTGGTGGTAAATTTAATTTACGTGCTATTGCTAACGATGAAAAAAGCATGGCGCCTCACGAAATCTGGTGTAATGAATCTCAAGAACGTTATGTGTTGGCCGTTAAACCTGCAAACCTCGCCGTCTTTGAAGCTATCTGTCGACGTGAGCGTGCTGAATATGCGGTTATTGGTGATGCCACAAAAGAAATGCAGCTAACTCTGCATGATTCAGAATTTGATAACTATCCAATCGATATGCCGCTTGAAGTGTTATTAGGTAAAGCGCCTAAAATGCATCGTGAAGCGACCACCCAAACCGCACGGGGTGAAGCCCTGGATTTATCGGGTGCAAGTCTTAAGGATGCGGCTGAGCGTCTGCTGCGCTTGCCGTCGATTGCCGAAAAAACATTTTTAATCACTATTGGCGACCGCAGTGTGACAGGTCTTGTTGCTCGTGACCAAATGGTTGGGCCCTGGCAGGTGCCGGTGGCTGACTGTGCGGTAACAGCCGCGAGTTACGATACTTACTTTGGCGAGTCAATGGCCATTGGGGAGCGTGCACCTGTTGCTCTGCTTAACTTTGCAGCTTCAGCACGTTTAGCCGTGGCAGAATCAATCACTAATATCGCTTGTTCTGATATTGGCGATTTTAAACGTATTAAACTCTCTGCTAACTGGATGTCGGCAACGGGTCACCCCGGCGAGGATGCGGGTTTATATGCTGCTGTTAAAGCGATTGGTGAAGAGCTTTGTCCTGAGCTGGAATTGGCTATTCCAGTGGGTAAAGATTCAATGTCGATGAAAACACGCTGGCAGGAAGGGGATATCGATAAAGAAGTTATCTCTCCTCTGTCCTTAATTATTACCGCATTTGGTGCAGTCAAAGATATTCGTAATACGGTCACTCCGCAGTTGTGTACTGAACATGAGGATAGCAGCCTTATCCTGATTGATTTAGGTAACGGTCTAAACCGCCTGGGTGGTTCATCACTGGCACAGGTTTATAAACAACTGGGTGATACGACCCCCGATGTTGAGAGTCCCGGACAGCTAAAAGGGTTCTTTAATGCACTGCAAACCTTAGTGGCAGAGCGTAAGTTGCTTGCTTACCACGACCGCAGTGATGGTGGTTTATTCTCGACCATTACAGAAATGGCCTTTGCCGGGCATTGCGGTGTGACGGTTAGATTGGATCAGCTTGGCAGTGATGATTTTGGTGCGCTTTATAGTGAAGAATTGGGAGCTGTTATTCAGGTGCGCGCTGAAGATAAAGAAGCGGTATTAAATACTCTAGCAGGCCATGGTTTGGCGTCAAATTCAATGGTCATTGGTAAGCTTAATAATAGCGATCAAATCGAATTTACCCGTGATGGAAATGACGTGCTGGTCGGTTCACGTACCGAATTCCGCGGAATTTGGGCAGAAACCACTCATAAAATGCAGGCGTTACGTGATAACCCTGAATGTGCCTTACAGGAGTTTGAGCAAAAATTAGATGATAATGACCCCGGTTTAAGTGCGAACTTAACCTTTGATATTAATGAAGATGTTGCAGCTCCCTATATAGCAACGGGTGTGTTACCGCGCATGGCTATTTTGCGGGAGCAGGGAGTCAATTCACAGCAGGAGATGGGGGCTGCTTTTAATCGTGCTGGTTTCTCGGCGATAGATGTTCATATGACCGATATTTTATCGGGTGATGTGCAGCTTGCTGACTTTGCAGGTTTAGTTGCTTGTGGTGGTTTCTCTTACGGTGATGTATTAGGGGCGGGAGAAGGTTGGGCTAAATCAATTTTGTTTAATGCTCGAGCACGGGATCAATTTCAGACATTCTTTGAGCGTCAGAGCTCCTTTTCCTTAGGTGTATGCAATGGTTGCCAGATGTTATCAAACCTCAATGAATTAATTCCAGGTTCTGATTTATGGCCGCGTTTTGTGCGTAATAACTCAGAACGTTTTGAAGCACGATTCAGCCTTGTTGAAGTGCAAAAAAGTAATTCATTATTTTTAAATGAGATGGCGGGTTCAACGATGCCGATTGCTGTTTCACATGGGGAAGGCCGTGTTGAAGTCAGAGATCAAGCGCATTTAAAGGCCATTGAAGCAAGTGGCTCAGTCGCCCTGCGCTTTATTAATAACTATGGTGAGCATACCGAGCAATATCCTGCTAACCCGAATGGATCGCCCAATGGTATTACGGGTCTGACCTCTAAGGATGGTCGTGTTACGCTTATGATGCCTCACCCTGAGCGAGTCTTTAGAACGGTTGCAAATTCCTGGCACCCCGACGAGTGGCAGGAAGATAGCCCATGGATGCGGATTTTTAGAAATGCGCGTAAGCAGTTAGCTTAA
- the mltF gene encoding membrane-bound lytic murein transglycosylase MltF, with the protein MPFIKFKQSIAWLSFSFLLFLLTACNPFLQTTHLENIQKRGDIMMGTINGSLTYSFDGSVYSGFDYELGKQLADELNVKLTIKEYATFEALFKALDNNKVDFLAAGLTLTPKRAQKYRSSPPYYFASQKLVYRKGSYRPREATDINAPVFVLKDSSHEETLDKLLSAMPELEVNILENADQETLLRKVAEEEITFAIVDSSTLAQKQLYYPVLTEAFTISKKQPVAWLLKRHQDDTLYSAIIEFMGNRYNDQTIAKLEEKYFGHVRQFDFVDTKVFLRRNQSILPEFESLFKKHATSEVDWLLLAAVSYQESHWDPKAESPTGVRGMMMLTLDTADYIGIKNRLDPAQSIKGGADYLTKLIKRLPNSIPDDEKIWFALASYNLGYGHVMDARRITLKKKQNPDAWSDVKANLPLLHEKKWYSQSRYGYARGREAQHYVNNIRQYLKTLTWFIAERTKQEAEQKIELAVQAKLAAEQKRAAKAKLEAEQKSSPAEKAKLEAQQKIELAEKAEQEAQQKSRLAEKAKQEAQQKSRLAEKAEQESEQKIELAEKAKLEAEQQIELAAKVKLEVEQQIELAAKAKLEAEQQIELAAKAKQEAEQKIELAAKAKQEAEQKIELAAKAKQEAEQKIELAAKAKQEAEQELVAKAKLEDEQELGAKALLAAEQEPTAEQEPATEQEPAAEQEPAAQEKKQAETKEVQETEVATADITAVSK; encoded by the coding sequence ATGCCTTTTATAAAATTCAAGCAATCAATAGCATGGCTCTCTTTTAGTTTTTTATTGTTCTTACTAACTGCCTGCAACCCTTTTTTACAGACCACTCACTTAGAAAATATTCAAAAGCGGGGTGATATTATGATGGGCACGATCAATGGATCCCTGACTTATAGTTTTGACGGCAGTGTTTACAGCGGTTTTGACTATGAACTGGGCAAACAGCTCGCTGATGAGCTGAACGTTAAATTAACCATCAAAGAATACGCGACATTCGAAGCGTTATTTAAGGCTTTAGATAATAATAAAGTGGATTTTCTCGCTGCGGGACTGACATTAACCCCTAAAAGAGCGCAAAAATATCGCAGCTCCCCTCCTTATTATTTTGCATCTCAAAAATTAGTTTATCGCAAGGGCAGTTATCGTCCTCGGGAAGCAACAGACATTAATGCCCCTGTCTTTGTTCTTAAAGATAGCAGCCATGAGGAAACACTGGACAAATTGTTAAGCGCAATGCCTGAACTTGAAGTGAACATCTTAGAAAATGCAGATCAGGAGACTTTACTGCGAAAAGTCGCCGAAGAAGAGATTACCTTTGCCATTGTCGACAGCTCGACACTGGCGCAAAAACAACTTTATTATCCGGTTTTAACAGAAGCCTTTACGATCTCGAAAAAGCAACCCGTCGCCTGGTTATTGAAGCGTCACCAGGATGATACGCTGTACTCTGCGATCATTGAATTTATGGGTAACAGATACAATGACCAGACCATCGCCAAGCTTGAAGAAAAATATTTTGGTCACGTCAGGCAGTTTGATTTTGTTGATACAAAAGTATTTTTACGACGCAACCAAAGCATCCTGCCTGAATTTGAAAGTTTATTTAAAAAACATGCCACATCTGAAGTGGATTGGTTATTACTCGCCGCGGTCAGTTATCAGGAATCGCATTGGGATCCAAAAGCCGAATCACCCACAGGTGTTCGCGGCATGATGATGTTAACCCTTGATACGGCAGATTATATAGGTATAAAAAACAGATTAGATCCCGCTCAAAGTATCAAGGGAGGTGCTGACTATCTAACAAAGCTCATTAAACGTCTGCCCAATAGTATTCCTGATGATGAAAAAATCTGGTTTGCATTAGCCAGTTATAACCTTGGTTACGGGCATGTAATGGATGCCCGGCGGATCACTCTGAAGAAAAAACAAAATCCTGATGCATGGTCAGATGTTAAAGCAAACTTGCCACTGCTTCATGAAAAAAAATGGTATAGCCAATCTAGATACGGTTATGCGCGTGGGCGGGAAGCCCAACATTATGTCAACAATATCCGTCAATATTTAAAAACATTAACCTGGTTTATTGCCGAGAGAACAAAACAGGAGGCTGAACAAAAAATCGAACTGGCAGTACAAGCCAAGCTTGCAGCTGAACAAAAACGGGCAGCAAAAGCCAAGCTCGAAGCTGAACAAAAAAGTAGTCCAGCAGAAAAAGCCAAGCTGGAAGCGCAGCAAAAAATCGAACTGGCAGAAAAAGCCGAGCAGGAGGCGCAGCAAAAAAGCAGACTGGCAGAAAAAGCCAAGCAGGAGGCGCAGCAAAAAAGTAGACTGGCAGAAAAAGCCGAGCAGGAGTCTGAACAAAAAATTGAACTGGCAGAAAAAGCCAAGCTAGAAGCTGAACAACAAATCGAACTGGCCGCAAAAGTTAAGCTGGAAGTTGAACAACAAATCGAACTGGCCGCAAAAGCCAAATTGGAAGCTGAACAACAAATCGAACTGGCCGCAAAAGCCAAGCAGGAGGCTGAACAAAAAATCGAACTGGCCGCAAAAGCTAAGCAGGAGGCTGAACAAAAAATCGAACTGGCCGCAAAAGCCAAGCAGGAGGCTGAACAAAAAATCGAACTGGCCGCAAAAGCCAAGCAGGAGGCTGAACAAGAACTAGTGGCTAAAGCCAAACTGGAGGATGAGCAGGAACTGGGGGCTAAAGCCCTACTTGCAGCTGAACAGGAACCGACAGCGGAACAGGAACCAGCAACTGAACAGGAGCCGGCAGCTGAACAGGAGCCGGCAGCTCAAGAAAAGAAACAGGCAGAGACCAAAGAAGTGCAGGAGACGGAAGTCGCGACAGCAGATATAACCGCGGTCAGCAAATAA
- the cls gene encoding cardiolipin synthase, giving the protein MDTSLFTTNWSDNSLYVGLTAFIYITLVILTSLSVLIKRKPIGVSLAWLLLIYALPMVGMISYYIFGQLNLGKKRKKRRLEMAGLFKTWLADEVTEHRLSDQQISSAVTSIKHFVEFGSQMPMMAGNKLTLLSSTDVILTELADCIEQARHSCYLMFYICSGGGLANNILDALMRAARRGVSCKLLFDSVGSHDFFNSTESQRLRGAGVEVCEALPVGTFRLLFQRQDLRLHRKLVCIDDHVAYTGSMNLVDPAFFKKEKNIGQWVDMMVRCEGPIVQLMKSLFVWDWYLETNVKLPFQKLYADSFAIAGDQNVQLIPSGPEFGEASIYQVLLIAIYEAKYSLVLTTPYFVPDESLHEALKVAALRGVDVKVILPAKNDSFMVDYASRAFFEELLVAGVKIYKFHGGLLHSKSIVIDEKIALLGTVNLDRRSFWLNFEMTMLVDNDFFADELLQLQMRYLLLSDPLILEDWQKRSYHKRLLESVMYLFSPLL; this is encoded by the coding sequence ATGGACACTTCTTTATTTACAACGAACTGGTCAGATAACTCCTTGTATGTTGGACTGACCGCTTTTATATATATAACGCTGGTGATACTGACCTCATTAAGTGTTCTTATTAAACGCAAACCCATTGGCGTTTCTCTCGCATGGTTGCTGCTTATTTACGCTTTACCTATGGTGGGCATGATAAGTTATTATATTTTTGGCCAGCTCAATTTAGGTAAAAAGAGAAAAAAGCGCCGCCTTGAGATGGCGGGGTTATTTAAAACCTGGCTCGCAGATGAAGTGACAGAACATCGCTTATCTGATCAACAAATTTCCAGCGCTGTGACGTCGATTAAACATTTTGTTGAATTTGGTAGCCAAATGCCGATGATGGCTGGCAATAAACTCACCTTATTATCCTCTACTGACGTTATTTTAACGGAGCTGGCGGATTGTATTGAGCAAGCCCGGCACAGCTGTTATTTAATGTTTTATATCTGCTCGGGGGGAGGGTTGGCAAATAATATTTTAGATGCATTAATGCGCGCCGCGCGCAGGGGGGTGAGCTGTAAGTTATTATTTGATTCTGTTGGCAGCCATGATTTCTTTAACTCTACAGAATCGCAGAGGCTTAGAGGGGCAGGTGTTGAAGTCTGTGAAGCCTTACCTGTGGGTACTTTTAGATTACTCTTTCAGCGTCAAGACTTACGTTTACACCGCAAATTAGTTTGTATTGATGATCATGTCGCTTATACCGGCAGTATGAACTTAGTTGATCCCGCTTTCTTTAAAAAAGAGAAAAATATCGGTCAATGGGTTGATATGATGGTGCGCTGCGAGGGGCCTATCGTGCAGTTGATGAAAAGTTTGTTTGTCTGGGATTGGTATTTGGAAACTAACGTTAAATTACCTTTTCAAAAACTTTATGCCGATAGTTTTGCCATCGCCGGGGATCAAAATGTGCAGCTTATTCCATCGGGGCCTGAGTTTGGTGAAGCGAGTATCTATCAAGTTTTATTAATCGCTATTTATGAGGCTAAATATAGTTTGGTGCTCACCACTCCCTATTTTGTTCCCGATGAGAGTTTGCATGAAGCATTAAAAGTGGCCGCGCTGCGTGGTGTTGATGTCAAAGTGATTTTGCCGGCTAAAAATGATTCCTTTATGGTTGATTACGCATCACGGGCCTTTTTTGAGGAGTTGTTGGTTGCGGGGGTGAAAATATATAAATTCCATGGCGGTTTACTGCACAGTAAAAGTATTGTTATTGATGAAAAAATTGCTTTATTAGGAACGGTTAATCTAGACCGCCGTAGTTTTTGGTTAAATTTTGAAATGACGATGTTGGTTGATAATGATTTTTTTGCCGACGAATTATTGCAGCTGCAAATGCGTTATTTATTGTTATCAGATCCTTTAATACTGGAAGATTGGCAGAAGCGAAGTTATCACAAGCGCCTATTAGAAAGTGTTATGTACCTGTTTAGTCCGCTTTTATAG